From a region of the Podospora pseudopauciseta strain CBS 411.78 chromosome 7 map unlocalized CBS411.78m_7, whole genome shotgun sequence genome:
- the GPA1 gene encoding guanine nucleotide-binding protein subunit alpha (COG:D; COG:T; EggNog:ENOG503NV23), translating into MGCGMSTEEKEGKARNEEIENQLKRDRMQQRNEIKMLLLGAGESGKSTILKQMKLIHEGGYSRDERESFKEIIFSNTVQSMRVILEAMESLELPLADARMEYHVQTIFMQPAQIEGDVLPPEVGNAIEALWRDAGVQSCFKRSREYQLNDSARYYFDNIARIAAPDYMPNDQDVLRSRVKTTGITETTFIIGELTYRMFDVGGQRSERKKWIHCFENVTTILFLVAISEYDQLLFEDETVNRMQEALTLFDSICNSRWFIKTSIILFLNKIDRFKEKLPVSPMKNYFPDYEGGDDYGQACDYILNRFVSLNQHESKQIYTHFTCATDTTQIRFVMAAVNDIIIQENLRLCGLI; encoded by the exons ATGGGTTGCGGAATGAGCacagaggagaaggagggcaaggccCGGAACGAGGAGATTGAGAACCAGTTGAAGAGGGATCGGATGCAGCAGCGCAACGAAATCAAGATGTTGCTTCTGG GTGCTGGTGAATCCGGAAAGTCAACTATTTTGAAGCAGATGAAGCTGATCCATGAGGGCGGCTACTCGCGCGACGAGCGCGAGTCCTTCAAGGAGATCATCTTCAGCAACACTGTCCAGTCGATGCGCGTCATTCTCGAGGCGATGGAGTCATTGGAGTTGCCATTGGCCGATGCCCGCATGGAGTACCACGTCCAGACCATCTTCATGCAACCAGCTCAGATTGAGGGAGATGTCCTCCCCCCAGAGGTTGGCAATGCCATTGAGGCTTTGTGGAGAGATGCCGGTGTCCAGAGCTGCTTCAAGCGCTCAAGAGAGTATCAGCTCAACGACTCTGCCAGATA CTACTTTGACAACATCGCCCGTATCGCCGCCCCCGACTACATGCCCAACGACCAAGATGTCCTTCGGTCCCGTGTCAAGACTACTGGTATCACGGAGACGACTTTCATTATTGGTGAGCTCACGTACAGGATGTTTGATGTCGGCGGTCAAAGATCAGAACGTAAGAAGTGGATTCACTGCTTCGAGAACGTCACGACCATCCTGTTCCTCGTCGCTATCTCCGAGTACGATCAGCTCCTGTTTGAGGATGAGACGGTCAACCGCATGCAAGAAGCTCTCACGCTCTTCGACTCCATCTGCAACTCCAGGTGGTTCATCAAGACCTCGATCAttctcttcctcaacaagaTCGACAGGTTTAAGGAGAAGCTCCCTGTCAGCCCAATGAAGAACTACTTCCCCGACtacgagggtggtgatgactaCGGCCAGGCTTGCGACTACATCCTCAACCGTTTCGTGTCCCTGAACCAGCACGAGAGCAAGCAGATCTACACACATTTTACTTGCGCCACAGACACAACGCAAATCCGCTTCGTGATGGCTGCTGTGAATG ATATCATCATCCAGGAGAACCTCCGCCTCTGCGGTCTCATCTGA
- a CDS encoding uncharacterized protein (COG:S; EggNog:ENOG503P1M2), whose protein sequence is MKGQAMTGEAALIRAVQAFHKDTNIETLPERLENIWDILSEHHGGNFHAAEEMLSRSLLKQMVGKTENAEKVRRYSRTWDVLGAVFQRTPLFSLAKSLADWKFIGILQQTLRELRDIAVDAGFRLDEIEDVEMTDAPGPGSPSPSRKRKRTETLVFDIVAQRTTSGCLLAAKALLEALRILLARCETKLNDGPPTHRMGAEHVKSLFSLSATDAAEILGPILDLCIAAHTCLDDASYREVSSWLSTVSSIWALHLQGPGDALEVAARLASSATLLLGMLMDVADLGSRRIQSPTKERWAKDLRRFLSRNLMLPARAAFLNRNDRSVLQRAVEACSAGPPPRFMRRPSSSFMTFPVIFDLVGQSPREFGGNTSIKDYETWVQAVFDTMLTTSKTIPHLKGQVESEGKSAMRRVLEVATYRDEALSAESLRLVCKEFALGERNNDWDILLSIVKLNPDAFLLSEDGKELLNQILEKTKGSNSLTDEDREVAVEFIALLAEGYAQARDLSSFVKTWLHYLDSPKSEGKLDPLWAQEELAGTVASLVQFSLNANQLAELVAWLSEQEASAARVFLLEALSRGVAREEFIDAANMKIFDAIMAQKVSKKDALLISACRWSDAARTLAEGTLEEAGRVWSRVDSHLKRTLKKSGVDGEDTFAAFECCVAAWLSNYPEGADEEETSRLVCSFLGKLEEDASSESRRRYISWILEEEPRLVSMVVDKTGKVPDIILSLVKPTPGGDSAGLRHAATVGKVLLKECDTGNQKLTDTLIDTVIKVIEESEAGTFQPSTKDAVLFLLNAPMEILSRSQREATMKTLISHVPRASNKAGPLGVDYWEPVLSLMVKLMNEPTFYEGMSFSHLETVGAGLVSTTGDDAEVQRLFSLLYDLAVLTIRQMASGNLDSREKTYLSDAKAVLQEKAADGDTVVRLVLLRAFLATVQESKTAPRLERAGLDFSGLGDDLFQMASSVVTAGRWRGKKLLALLFALSALDSMGRDSVKQAVASAIKPLIKTSDKLVDEGIQAGWSIRMFLADHFLESLESPFQIELDMEISESGEVIKSAIEVPVLRKYVDAVVRHADEPIKLHYLKDLLLTNPPSRNELLGRLLIIDQLIHHLKGSKPSSSSSEFDLPQAHAILTKSLPALTTLPHIIQTTKTLLFLLDHSTMKQFNIDLTLSRVSLLANSSSFQTLLASQSQLYLPLCSLLEVVIKRHRHRLEGHFHIVLSPLQDLLRLLLSKCDSSPQWEKNAQRFSRLLTLICEPTAATTAQTNHTVLESEKDRAKRYAGQYMYLVLMQYIKCQLEYVAPPHAIKEVLEKEGMYAIIRITSQEGLKIMSEGMDGGGRVVFKELWRRWERFGKWTGV, encoded by the exons ATGAAGGGTCAGGCCATG ACAGGCGAAGCAGCCCTGATCAGGGCTGTTCAGGCATTCCACAAGGACACCAACATCGAAACACTACCAGAAAGACTCGAAAACATCTGGGATATACTATCAGAGCACCATGGAGGAAACTTTCACGCCGCCGAGGAAATGCTCTCGCGATCACTCCTAAAGCAAATGGTCGGGAAGACTGAGAATGCCGAAAAAGTGCGACGATACTCTCGAACATGGGACGTCTTGGGTGCCGTCTTTCAGCGCACCCCTCTCTTCTCCCTAGCAAAATCGCTGGCGGACTGGAAGTTCATCGGCATATTACAACAGACCTTGCGCGAGCTACGAGACATCGCGGTTGATGCAGGATTTAGGCTGGACGAGATCGAAGATGTAGAAATGACCGACGCCCCAGGCCCAGGAAGCCCATCACCCTCCAGGAAAAGAAAACGGACAGAGACGCTTGTGTTCGACATAGTGGCGCAACGGACAACATCGGGGTGCTTACTGGCTGCGAAGGCCCTTCTTGAAGCGCTCAGGATACTGCTGGCTCGATGCGAGACCAAGCTGAACGATGGACCACCAACACACCGGATGGGCGCTGAGCACGTCAAGTCATTGTTTTCATTGTCAGCGACCGATGCGGCTGAGATTCTCGGGCCAATACTGGACTTGTGCATTGCGGCTCATACCTGCTTGGATGATGCCTCGTACAGAGAGGTGTCTTCATGGCTGTCTACCGTCAGTTCTATCTGGGCCTTGCACCTACAAGGCCCAGGCGATGCTTTAGAGGTTGCGGCGCGTTTGGCTTCTTCAGCAACCCTTCTTCTGGGGATGTTGATGGATGTGGCAGACCTAGGTTCCCGCAGAATCCAAAGTCCTACCAAGGAACGCTGGGCAAAGGATCTTCGTCGGTTCTTGTCCCGTAATCTGATGCTTCCTGCCAGGGCGGCTTTCCTCAACAGGAATGACCGGTCAGTTCTCCAGAGAGCTGTTGAGGCCTGTTCTGCTGGACCACCCCCACGCTTTATGCGTcgtccatcctcatcctttATGACTTTCCCAGTCATTTTTGACTTGGTTGGCCAGTCTCCGCGTGAGTTTGGTGGTAACACCTCCATCAAGGACTATGAAACATGGGTCCAGGCGGTGTTCGATACCATGCTCACGACTTCAAAAAccatcccccacctcaaGGGTCAGGTAGAAAGCGAGGGCAAGTCAGCGATGCGGAGGGTTTTGGAGGTGGCAACATACCGAGACGAAGCTCTTTCCGCGGAGAGCCTCCGGCTGGTGTGCAAGGAATTTGCCCTTGGCGAGCGTAACAATGATTGGGATATACTTTTGTCCATCGTAAAACTCAACCCCGATGCGTTTCTGCTCTCGGAGGACGGAAAGGAGCTTCTGAACCAGATTCTGGAAAAGACGAAAGGTTCAAATTCTTTGACTGATGAAGACCGGGAGGTGGCTGTCGAGTTCATTGCCCTCCTTGCCGAAGGATATGCCCAAGCCCGCGACTTGTCTTCGTTTGTCAAGACCTGGCTTCATTACCTCGATTCTCCCAAATCCGAAGGGAAATTGGACCCCCTGTGGGCACAAGAAGAGCTAGCGGGTACAGTCGCGTCTTTGGTGCAATTTTCTCTAAATGCCAATCAGCTTGCGGAGTTGGTAGCATGGCTGTCGGAGCAAGAGGCAAGCGCGGCAAGGGTTTTCCTTCTTGAGGCTCTTTCTAGGGGTGTTGCTCGCGAGGAATTTATTGATGCGGCAAACATGAAGATTTTTGATGCTATCATGGCTCAGAAGGTCTCCAAGAAGGATGCCCTTCTCATCTCTGCTTGCCGTTGGAGTGATGCTGCCCGGACTCTCGCTGAGGGCACGCTTGAGGAGGCCGGTCGGGTTTGGTCACGGGTCGACTCACACCTAAAGAGGACTTTGAAGAAGtcgggggtggatggggaggatacCTTTGCTGCGTTCGAGTGCTGTGTCGCTGCTTGGCTGTCAAACTATCCTGAAGGtgccgatgaggaggaaacGTCTAGATTGGTCTGCTCCTTCCTTGGGAAACTTGAGGAGGATGCGAGCTCCGAGTCAAGGAGACGATATATCTCTTGGAttctcgaggaggagcctCGTCTTGTCAG CATGGTCGTTGACAAGACGGGCAAAGTACCAGATATCATTCTGTCGCTTGTCAAGCCCACACCTGGGGGTGACTCGGCTGGTTTGCGTCATGCCGCCACAGTTGGCAAAGTTCTGTTGAAGGAATGCGATACTGGAAACCAGAAGCTCACTG ATACTCTGATCGACACCGTCATCAAAGTGATTGAAGAGTCTGAGGCCGGGACGTTTCAACCATCAACCAAGGATGCTGTTCTGTTCCTGCTCAATGCGCCTATGGAAATCCTTAGCCGCAGCCAGCGGGAAGCCACGATGAAGACGTTGATCAGCCACGTTCCACGAGCCTCGAACAAGGCGGGACCACTTGGGGTAGACTACTGGGAGCCAGTGCTCTCCTTGATGGTCAAGCTAATGAACGAGCCAACCTTCTATGAGGGGATGAGCTTCAGCCATTTGGAAACTGTTGGGGCAGGTCTTGTTTCAACGACGGGTGATGATGCCGAAGTTCAGCGCCTCTTCTCTTTGCTGTACGACCTGGCTGTGTTGACTATCCGACAAATGGCAAGCGGAAACCTTGATTCGAGGGAGAAGACATACCTCTCTGATGCCAAGGCGGTGCTTCAGGAGAAGGCAGCTGATGGCGATACTGTCGTGCGTCTCGTTCTTTTGCGCGCCTTTCTCGCGACTGTCCAAGAGTCCAAGACTGCCCCAAGGCTGGAGAGGGCTGGTCTGGACTTCAGCGGCCTTGGAGATGACCTATTCCAGATGGCTTCATCCGTTGTGACAGCCGGCAGATGGCGTGGAAAGAAACTACTGGCTCTACTGTTCGCGTTGTCTGCTCTTGACAGTATGGGACGCGATTCTGTCAAGCAAGCGGTCGCCTCTGCCATAAAGCCACTCATCAAGACTAGCGACAAGCTAGTTGACGAAGGCATCCAAGCTGGTTGGTCCATCCGCATGTTCTTGGCAGACCACTTCCTCGAATCCCTCGAGTCCCCGTTCCAAATCGAGCTCGACATGGAGATTTCTGAGTCTGGCGAGGTCATCAAGTCCGCCATCGAAGTCCCAGTTCTCCGCAAATACGTCGACGCCGTAGTCCGCCACGCCGACGAACCCATCAAACTCCACTACCTCaaagacctcctcctcaccaaccctccCAGCCGAAACGAACTCCTTGGCcgtctcctcatcatcgacCAATtaatccaccacctcaaggGTTCTAagccatcctcttcctcctccgaaTTCGACCTCCCCCAAGCCCacgccatcctcaccaaatccctccccgccctcaccaccctcccgcACATAATCcaaacaaccaaaacacttttgtttcttctcgACCACTCAACAATGAAACAGTTCAACATcgacctcaccctctcccgcgtctccctcctcgccaactcctcctctttccagACCCTCCTCGCTTCCCAATCTCAACTCTACCTCCCTTTGTGCTCCCTCCTAGAAGTAGTGATAAAAcgtcaccgccaccgcctcgaGGGCCACTTCCACAtcgtcctctccccccttcaGGACCTTCTCCGGTTACTCCTCTCCAAGTGCGACTCCTCCCCACAGTGGGAGAAGAACGCTCAGCGATTCTCCCGACTCCTCACGCTTATCTGTGAGCCCACTGCAGCTACCACCGCGCAGACAAATCACACTGTCCTCGAATCGGAAAAGGACAGGGCGAAGAGGTATGCGGGGCAGTACATGTATTTGGTGTTGATGCAGTACATCAAGTGCCAGCTGGAGTATGTTGCTCCGCCGCACGCGATTAAGGAAgtgctggagaaggaggggatgtATGCTATCATTAGGATTACGAGccaggaggggttgaagattATGAGtgaggggatggatggtggggggagggtggtgtttaaggagttgtggaggaggtgggagaggtttGGGAAGTGGACTGGTGTGTAG
- a CDS encoding uncharacterized protein (COG:Q; EggNog:ENOG503NYA2): MTSTVPRPQRGRPNKVTKPQPPTARGRPTRGVVPGSLDVHAAHQIHQAHQQAQAQAQAQYGVHAAPYVAAAHAAQHALDELKPEPDHSVFDNVGVDVGVGVGVPMGVEDYAAAAMESELGNVDAHGEAEPDADMEEDDHSVGASGLQQHVDLSTASMLANGGANVVGGGVVGQSVHDHMQDLQQGLAHAQQQHQQQQQQQQQQQQQHQQQQHQQQHQQQPQAQMGPPQQMQPSHQPMEPQIVGITEELARESGYQNLSVESALAKRLAREPGRRLATQRRPEQQLNLNRRSNVEALFAHISGTLAPQPCKNCHKGHGPWSVCVVVDGQMCGSCANCWFNASGARCSFHETRTQQPVAQHAGIMPPTSAALPADPNYRYTPAHSLLPPAHSNAMQAMNFGGGGVPSINNNPILQQLVSKAMNEVRSADRATRLYWQLEITAKQLALQYAEYEEATASQSQPGGAGNQLGAGQHGMGDDGSA; the protein is encoded by the exons ATGACATCGACCGTCCCCCGCCCGCAGCGCGGCCGACCGAACAAGGTGACGAAGCCGCAGCCGCCAACGGCACGCGGTCGCCCCACCCGTGGTGTTGTTCCGGGCTCACTCGACGTCCACGCCGCCCATCAGATTCACCAGGCCCATCAGCAGGCTCAGGCTCAGGCTCAGGCCCAGTACGGAGTGCACGCTGCGCCCTACGTGGCTGCTGCCCACGCTGCCCAGCACGCCCTCGACGAGCTCAAGCCCGAGCCCGACCATTCCGTGTTCGACAACGTAGGCGTGGACGTCGGAGTTGGAGTCGGGGTTCCCATGGGCGTCGAAGActacgccgccgccgctatGGAATCGGAACTTGGCAATGTGGATGCTCACGGCGAGGCGGAACCCGATGCCgacatggaggaggatgatcaTTCAGTTGGAGCCTCTGGCCTTCAACAACACGTTGATCTATCAACCGCCAGCATGCTGGCTAACGGCGGTGCCAATgttgtgggaggaggagtcgtGGGCCAGAGTGTTCATGATCACATGCAAGATTTGCAGCAAGGGCTCGCGCAtgctcagcaacaacaccaacagcagcagcagcagcagcagcagcagcaacagcaacaccagcagcagcaacaccagcagcagcatcagcagcagccccaaGCCCAGATGGGTCCTCCCCAGCAGATGCAACCTTCTCACCAGCCGATGGAGCCTCAAATCGTGGGGATCACAGAGGAACTTGCCCGCGAGTCTGGCTACCAGAACCTTAGTGTCGAGAGCGCCCTGGCGAAACGGTTGGCCCGTGAGCCCGGTAGACGTCTTGCTACTCAACGTCGACCAGAGCAACAGCTCAACTTGAATCGGCGGAGTAATGTGGAAGCGCTTTTTGCTCATATTTCGGGCACTCTTGCTCCACAACCGTGCAAGAACTGCCACAAAGGCCACGGCCCGTGGAGCGTGTGTGTAGTGGTAGATGGCCAAATGTGTGGCAGCTGTGCCAACTGTTGGTTCAATGCCAGCGGCGCTAGATGCAGTTTCCACG AAACTCGCACTCAGCAACCCGTGGCCCAGCATGCGGGCATCATGCCGCCGACAAGTGCGGCTTTACCTGCGGATCCCAACTACCGCTACACCCCGGCCCATTCTCTATTGCCACCCGCTCACTCCAATGCCATGCAAGCTATGAAttttggcggaggaggcgttCCGTCTATTAACAACAACCCAATACTCCAACAGCTCGTGAGCAAAGCCATGAACGAAGTGAGGTCGGCTGATCGTGCGACACGTTTGTATTGGCAGCTCGAGATCACGGCCAAGCAGTTGGCTCTTCAATATGCTGAGTACGAAGAGGCCACCGCAAGTCAAAGCCAGCCAGGAGGAGCGGGGAATCAACTTGGTGCTGGCCAACATGGCATGGGCGATGACGGCAGTGCCTAG
- a CDS encoding uncharacterized protein (COG:S; EggNog:ENOG503NYSZ): MPVTIYPSSHPPEPARLHQTYTRVTSPEQLLSSITSHETNITSRSSPPRTRPIIQSSFSESPSTSPTTLYAAKNGLVYSLIEAYSNHHNLLLRPDDIWLAILSQLSVYINANATLLQHLFIPSSRKQSSPAQKQDLYIPVDLSPTLNHGSLAQQMASTLLPSSLTNPDIAHKFFLPSFTTTTETDEIAASILLMGSMQKYFVYSWGTRCGIPSITLLGDQTDWEKILYRCEEFLASGRFGQGARDWWRGGLGYVLSNFVRSLRDPGGKDTKTFWQRVLDRHEPNGSGKTTFTGWVVNGFCWWDEEGRHDLGRVRGGMTRGEMPMGFGMCPVSLWDNGVEVKTEMIAGMVGVRVGRMGDVLRRVEEDEWPGGKPEEGGRMQPRAVGGLTEKIDTLRPEVGWFMYSV; encoded by the coding sequence ATGCCTGTCACCATCTATCCATCAAGCCACCCCCCAGAACCTGCCCGTCTCCACCAGACTTACACACGAGTCACCTCTCCAGAGCAGCTGCTGtcatccatcaccagccaTGAAACAAACATAACCTCCagatcctccccccctcgaACGCGACCCATAATCCAGTCTTCCTTCTCAGAATCCCCATCCacttcaccaaccacccTCTACGCCGCCAAAAACGGCCTAGTCTACAGCTTGATAGAAGCCTactccaaccaccacaacctcctcctccgccccgaCGACATCTGgctcgccatcctctcccagcTATCAGTCTACATCAACGCCAacgccaccctcctccagcacctgttcatcccctcctccaggaAACAgtcctccccagcccagAAACAAGATCTCTACATCCCAGTCGACCTatcccccaccctcaaccACGGCTCCCTAGCCCAGCAAATGGCCTCCACcctgctcccctcctccctgaCAAACCCGGACATAGCCCACAAGTTTTTTcttccctccttcaccaccacaacagaaACAGACGAAATCGCCGCCTCGATCCTGCTGATGGGCTCCATGCAAAAATACTTTGTCTACAGCTGGGGAACCAGATGCGGTATACCCTCAATAACCCTCCTTGGCGACCAGACCGACTGGGAGAAGATCCTCTACCGCTGTGAAGAGTTTCTCGCCTCGGGGAGATTTGGTCAGGGGGCGAGAGActggtggagaggtgggttggGTTATGTCCTTTCCAACTTTGTGAGATCGCTTCGAGACCCGGGTGGGAAAGACACGAAGACGTTTTGGCAGAGGGTGTTGGATCGGCATGAGCCGAATGGGTCGGGCAAGACGACGTTTACGGGGTGGGTGGTCAATGGGTTTTGCTggtgggatgaggaggggaggcatGATCTGGGGAGGGTGCGAGGCGGGATGACTAGAGGAGAAATGCCGATGGGGTTTGGGATGTGTCCGGTTAGCTTGTGGGATAATGGGGTCGAGGTCAAGACGGAGATGATagcggggatggtgggggtgagAGTGGGTAGGATGGGGGATGtgctgaggagggtggaggaggatgagtgGCCTGGTGGGAAGCCTGAAGAAGGTGGAAGGATGCAGCCGAGAGCAGTCGGGGGGTTGACAGAAAAGATTGATACCCTTAGGCCGGAGGTGGGCTGGTTCATGTATTCGGTTTGA
- the MIC10 gene encoding Mitochondrial inner membrane organizing system component (COG:S; BUSCO:EOG09265PQX; EggNog:ENOG503P6M1): MADTAPATTTSPTSRAVSRPVSEALLNEKWDRCFSNLIIKSSLGLGFGVVFSVLLFKRRAWPAFVGVGFGAGRAYEECNSSLKQAAKEIRKQA; the protein is encoded by the exons ATGGCTGACACCGCCCCCGCGACGACgacatcccccacctcccgCGCTGTCTCCCGCCCCGTCAGCGAAGCCCTCCTCAACGAGAAG TGGGACCGCTGCTtctccaacctcatcatcaagtcctccctcggcctcggctTCGGCGTAGTCTTCTcagtcctcctcttcaagcGCAGGGCGTGGCCCGCCTTCGTCGGCGTCGGCTTCGGTGCCGGCCGGGCGTACGAGGAGTGCAATTCCAGCTTGAAGCAGGCTGCCAAGGAGATCAGGAAGCAAGCCTAG
- a CDS encoding uncharacterized protein (EggNog:ENOG503NVCG) has protein sequence MMSARSYLVSRHASPPQPRPKSTPTPTPIPTSHLRSSSSAPAPTPTSIRTIAEEYERFPQHPTPVTVSNSSRVTAPAMPSKRRETSRLGSSALSPPRTTTTISRPITPSTPVQIPSRPKSRDTLRPQKPHRHHGDRRHNSASHRPKDGHSPDVIPPSVAALLAITSIPPPRQTRSVRQAKMEKRMTVESIIERAQESEKELSLSLSKSPLDLLLMSPEDLEAESDSMSYCESSMGSVLSTRTVSLESMPSLCNSYATDTLSSLESPRTPIRRRSVKPTRRSLTPVASPPEEVLSHPLSSPEVAVEQLDFSVFDEDKAETQDKKVSRSPFKAAFKSNLTASLRALRQAAKSFSNLNFTSIPPEDFLTRSILTIDPQVPYTDERRPPPLEEEPTAALRRYLNPTTTARLEKPQSITNGPALRTFTASIQMQTYKVHRARSGPSPGRSPYPSVGPSSASNTSQQQQVKPTPPEYPMPGPRQREMRENPDFIRIAVMEMAMRKRGKLDDQRPGRARWALPPRKPSTKPYEVGPDGVPARWVPVSC, from the coding sequence ATGATGTCTGCACGTTCCTATCTTGTTTCCAGGCACGCCTCGCCgccccaacctcgacctAAATCTACACCTACACCTACACCtattcccacctcccaccttcgatcctcttcttctgcgcCTGCGCCTACACCTACGTCCATCCGTACCATAGCTGAGGAATATGAACGCTTCCCTCAACATCCTACACCAGTTACcgtcagcaacagcagccgtGTTACCGCTCCCGCCATGCCCTCCAAGCGAAGAGAGACCAGTCGCCTTGGGTCCTCTGCCCTGAGCCCTCCTCGAACAACCACTACGATTTCTCGTCCTATAACCCCATCGACTCCTGTTCAGATTCCATCCAGACCAAAGTCTCGCGATACCCTTCGTCCCCAAAAACCACATCGCCACCATGGCGACCGAAGGCACAACTCGGCGTCGCACCGTCCCAAGGATGGACACTCACCAGATGTCATTCCGCCATCTGTGGCTGCGCTGCTTGCCATCACGAGCATTCCACCGCCTAGGCAGACCAGGAGTGTGAGGCAggccaagatggagaagcGCATGACTGTTGAGTCCATCATCGAGAGAGCCCAAGAATCCGAGAAGGAACTCAGCTTGTCCTTGAGCAAGAGTCCATTAGATCTGCTGCTGATGTCACCCGAGGATCTCGAGGCGGAGTCAGACAGCATGTCTTATTGCGAGAGCTCGATGGGTTCGGTTCTGTCGACGAGGACTGTCTCTCTGGAGTCTATGCCATCTCTTTGCAACTCTTACGCTACCGATACACTTTCTTCCTTGGAATCTCCCCGGACACCAATTAGGAGGCGGAGTGTCAAGCCTACTCGGCGTTCCTTGACCCCCGTTGCTTCCCCTCCGGAGGAGGTCTTGTCTCACCCGCTCTCATCGCCCGAGGTGGCGGTTGAGCAGTTGGATTTCAGCGTTTTTGACGAGGACAAGGCTGAAACCCAAGACAAGAAGGTTTCGCGATCGCCTTTCAAGGCCGCATTCAAGTCGAATCTGACCGCTTCGTTGCGCGCCTTGCGCCAGGCCGCCAAGTCGTTCTCGAACCTGAACTTCACATCGATCCCACCAGAAGACTTTCTCACCAGGTCTATTCTCACCATCGACCCGCAGGTCCCTTACACTGATGAGCGCAGGCCACCTCCACTTGAGGAAGAGCCAACCGCAGCCTTGCGTCGCTACCTCAACCCGACGACAACTGCGCGACTCGAGAAGCCGCAGTCTATCACCAATGGTCCCGCCCTACGAACATTTACGGCATCGATTCAGATGCAAACATACAAGGTCCACCGAGCGCGAAGTGGACCTTCTCCTGGCCGCTCTCCCTACCCATCAGTAGGACCATCTTCGGCATCAAACACAtcgcaacagcaacaggtcAAGCCGACGCCCCCCGAGTACCCCATGCCTGGACCACGCCAGCGGGAAATGCGCGAGAACCCCGACTTCATCCGCATTGCTGTTATGGAGATGGCCATGCGCAAACGGGGCAAGCTGGACGACCAACGGCCGGGCCGGGCAAGGTGGGCTCTGCCGCCCCGAAAACCTAGCACGAAGCCGTACGAGGTTGGTCCGGATGGAGTTCCAGCCAGATGGGTTCCTGTCAGCTGCTGA
- a CDS encoding uncharacterized protein (EggNog:ENOG503NX3G; COG:L) — protein sequence MASSAIPLERLGGHAFNHRTSVELEEEYDRLRDLARAEAEKKKSCFDRAHEAYERGDGAEAKALSNEGKRHQAKQAEYNKKAAEFIFRENNAMGRIAEDTIDLHGLFVEEAEDILEARIRDAQARGQSHLHVIVGKGNHSTGGVRKIKPRVEQLCRELGLDYATEENEGRIYVDLGGNRVEAPPPLPPQPDGHQSHSRPQKRPHRPRPERPQRPQRPEEPEDDGIFGCIKGCCTVM from the exons ATGGCGTCGTCCGCTATTCCGCTAGAGCGTCTCGGAGGCCATG CGTTCAACCACAGGACCAGTGTAGAGTTGGAGGAAGAGTATGATCGTTTGAGAGATCTGGCTCgggcagaggcagagaagaagaagtcatGCTTTGATCGG GCTCATGAAGCATATGAGCGTGGGGATGGCGCCGAGGCAAAGGCTTTGTCGAACGAGGGCAAACGCCATCAAGCGAAGCAGGCCGAGTATAACAAAAAGGCTGCCGAATTCATCTTCCGGGAGAACAACGCCATGGGCCGGATAGCTGAGGATACCATCGACTTGCATGGTCTGTTTGTTGAAGAGGCAGAGGATATCCTCGAAGCCAGAATCCGTGATGCTCAGGCTCGCGGTCAGTCCCACTTGCACGTCATTGTCGGGAAGGGCAATCACTCAACTGGGGGGGTCCGAAAGATTAAGCCGCGTGTTGAGCAGCTCTGCCGAGAACTCGGTCTCGACTATGCCACAGAGGAAAACGAGGGGCGTATCTATGTTGATCTTGGTGGCAACCGTGTCGaggctcctccccctctgcccccACAGCCAGATGGGCACCAGTCGCACAGCCGTCCCCAGAAGAGACCGCATCGGCCCCGGCCAGAACGGCCCCAGCGTCCACAACGCCCTGAAGAGCCGGAGGACGATGGCATCTTCGGCTGTATCAAGGGCTGTTGTACGGTTATGTAG